A stretch of DNA from Thermanaerosceptrum fracticalcis:
GAATGGTGTTTAGGCTGCGGGGAATGTGTAAAAAAATGTCCTTCGGCACTTCTGGAGATTCGTGAAGGTAAGGCTATCTTAGCGGGCAAAGACTGCTTGTTTTGCGGGTACTGCGGGGCGGCCTGTCCCCAGTTTGCCATTAAGGTGCTTTGAAGGGAAAGGAAGAGATTATGCAGCGCGTTTTAGGTTTAGACATTGGGGATAGACGTATTGGTGTCTCCATCAGCGATGCTTTGGGTATTACTGCCCAGGGCCTGGATACGATAGAAAGAAGTGAGCCGGAAAAGGATATTCAAAGCATCGTGGACATTATTAAGAAATGGGAAATTGGCAAAATAGTGGTGGGTTTGCCGAAAAATATGAACGGTACATTAGGTCCACAGGCTGAAAAGGTCAAAGAATTTATAGAGCGCCTGCAGCAGAAAGTCGCCATCGAGGTCGTGTTCTGGGATGAACGACTGACCACGGTGGCCGCGGAGCGAACTTTGCTGGAAGGTAATGTGTCCCGGAAAAAGAGGAAAGGCGTTATTGATAAAGTTGCTGCCAACATGATTTTGCAAAGTTATCTGGACAGTTGTGGTCATGTGAAATAGTATTTTACAAACCGAAATGGGGGAAATGCGAGCCCCCTTTGTTTAATTATGGTATAATATGGCGGTAAGCCTATGGTTGTGGAGGAGAATATGGTACAACGCCTTACAGAATTTGATAGAATACGTGGAATAGCCATTTTGGCGGTCATAACCATACACGTCACCGCTAATGCCACTATTAGTTACTCCTCCGGCAGTCTACGATTTATCGTTTATAATGTCATCAATAGTTTAGCTCAGTTTGCGGTACCCCTTTTTATTTTTATTAGTTCAATTGTGTTAAGTTATAAATTTTCTCAAGAGAGAATTTATTTGACGCAATTCTATGTGAAGAGAATAAAAAGTGCGATAATTCCTTACATACTTTGGTCGGTTTTTTACATATTTTACGTTAAAATGCTTTACGGATATGGGGATATACTATCCTGGCGAAATTGGATCAAATGGCTTTTCTATGGGACATCCTTCTACCATCTTTATTTTTTGCTTATTATCGTGCAATTGTACCTTGTAATACCACTGTTATATTTTCTTTTTCGGAGAATATCATTAAGTGTCATTGTAGTTACCGTTATAGTTGTACAAAGTGTCTTTTATTTTATTAATAAAACTTTTATATATCAATATTATCCTTATCCCGCATGTCTCCTGGGCAGTTATATTTCCGTATGTTTTGTTGGTACATGGATTGGTTCCCGTTACCGCCAGGTGTTCAATCTATTGAAATCCTACAAAAAAGGTATTTACACCTTGAGTGCTGTATCTGTGATGGTATTTATTTTCGTTAATATCACAATGCGAATGGAAAAACCTATTAATTGGATAGTTTATTATGGGATATCACAGCTTTGTTCTCATGGCTTCTATAGCTATTTGGCTCATCATGACAAAAAGATACTTCTCATTTCTTAATGATCTGGGCAACCAATCTTTTGCCATTTACCTGATTCATCCATTTTTTCTTGATTTATGGGATTCATATGGAAAAAAATTCGGATTACTGCCGCAAGATCTGCATATCTGGTTAGGCTTCACAATTATTTGTTGTCTATCTTATTTTTTCGGAAAAATTGTCTCTCAACAACGTGTATTAAGCAAAGTGTTATTAAGCCGTTAAAAACATAGAAATGCTGATTATTTTTTTGGCGAAAGTTGACAACCTATATAAGAGAAAGGTACAATTTCTGTAACGAGAAAAGGAAAGAGGTGGAAACAATGACAAACATCAACGAGGAAAACATTGTGCTAGTGGACGAGGACGGTGAAGAACACGAATTCGCTTTAATTGATGTGATCGAGGTCGACGGGGAAGAGTATGCTATCTTGGAGCCTTTAGATGGTGACGAGGATATAAGTGAAGCCATTATCTTAAAAATCGGTAAAGATGAAAACGGCGAAGATATCCTATATGATATTGAAGATGATGAAGAATGGGAAAAAGTTGCCGATAGATGGCAGGAAATGATTGAAGAGGATGAAGAAGAATAGCTTGTAATCGATAGGCCCTTTGTCTAATGGACATAGGGCTTTTTTCTTTGTGTATTTGGGTAAAGTGAATAAATCCCGGTGGTTAAGGACATGGTGTAAATGAGTAAAACAAGGGTGTAAAGGAGGAATAGTGTGGCAAAACAATTTTTAATTAGCTTTGTTTTATTGATCACTATGGGAACATGCCCGCTATTCGCCTTACCAACTAAGCAGGAATTAATCATTGAGGGAGTCAAAGTGAATGGTATACCTGTAGGAGGCAAATCATATGCCGAGTTGTTAAAAATCCTGGACCATCAGGAGAAAAAAATCATAAACAAAAAAATCACGGTGCATATTCCGGAGGTTACAAAGACGGAATTTATAAGTTATGAAAAAGCGGGCATTGAAATTGATAAGGAGAGAATCTGGTCTGCCGCCAGTTCCATCGGTAAAGGAGGAAACTGGTGGAGCAGAGCCTGGTTAAGGTGGCAGGTACAAAGAAGGGGTTATGATATACCTTTATATCTTAAATTAGATAAGGGTAAAGCTTTTCACACCCTGCACACACTGGCCAAGCCCTGGCGAAAGGAGCCCCAGGATGCGAGGTTAATGGTTACCCGTAATGATAAGGTGGTTATCCTCCCGGAGATAGAGGGTAGAAGCATTCCTGTACCGGTAGTCTTGGAAGAGTTAGAGAACAAAGTAAAAATATCGGGCTCCGAACCAATCGCTTTAACCCTTACTTTCCAACGGGAAAAACCGTCCCGCACGGCCAAGGACCTGCAGGATTATAAAATAACGGGGTTGATTGCCAAATTCTCGACCCAATTTAACCCTGCCAACATCAACCGCAGCGACAATATACGTTTAGCGGCTTTAGCCTTAGACAATTTTTTTCTCAAACCCGGCCAGCAGTTTTCCTTTAATGAAATTGTGGGTCCCCGGACCAAGGAAGCGGGCTACAATGAAGCCACCATCATTCAAAATAATGAGTTTGTCTCAGGTGTGGGCGGGGGTGTTTGCCAGGTATCTACTACCTTATACAATACGGTGCTGCGGGCTAATTTAAAGATCATTGAGCGTTCACCCCATTCCCTGATTATTCCCTATGTGGAACCTGGCCTCGATGCTACTGTGGTTTACGGCTACAGAGATTTTAAGTTCCTGAATAATACGGAAGGATGTCTCATTATCAAAACGGTCGTTTACCAAAACACCATAACATGTAAGATTTACGGGCTGGAAAGGCCGGAACAGAAAGTGGTAATCAAAAGTTTTCAAGAAAAAGTCATTGAGCCTAAGACGATATACCGGGAAGACCCTACGGTGCCTAAAGGGCAGTATATTGTAGAAAAAAAAGGCAGCCGGGGTTGGGTCATTCGGGTGGAAAGACATATTTACCGGAATGGTCAGCTGGTATACTCGGAGGTAATTTCTCGGGACCTTTACCCTCCCGTTCATCGTATCATTAAGACCTTTTCCGCGGAGGATCTGGAAATATCCCAACCAACTGAAACACCTTCGTCAGGAGTGCCAGCTTCCCTTTATTGTCCACAAGTCGCCCCTGTAGTATAATAGACAATCATGGACAAAAAAGGAGATAAGGTGATGAATCCCCCCTTGATGCCTACTAAGAAAAGAACAGCGGGACCGGTCATCGGCTTTGTGGCCTTGCTCCTAGCTGTGGTTATGACTATGGGCGCAATTTTTTACGGCCAATTGGGGCCGGCAGTTCCCGGCAGCAGTGAGGAAAAACTCTTTATTATTGAACACGGTGCTGCTCCGGGCAAAATTGCTGCAGACCTGCAGAAAGAGGGTCTTATCAAAAATGCCCAGACCTTTTTATTGTACAGCCGTTTGACGGGCAAGATCGACAAATTCAAATCAGGTCAGTATTTAATCAGCCCCTCCTTTAATGTTCCCCAGATTGTTGATCTTCTCGTAAAAGGGAAAGTTGCCACCATCACTTTTACCATTCCCGAGGGTTATCATCTGAGGCAGATAGCCGATGTTTTTGTGAAGGCAGGTATATCTACGGAGGAAGAGTTTTGGCGGGTTGTTAAGGATGGAAACTTTAACTACCCGTTTCTCAAAGACTTACCTCGCAATGAGCGGAGGCTGGAAGGCTACCTGTTTCCAGAAACCTATATTATCCCTAAAGGTATGAAAACTGAACAGGTTATTGATTTGATGCTCAGGCAGTTTGACCAGGTTTACAAAAAACTACCCTCCAACAAGTCTAATCTTACCATGCATGAGGTAGTTACCCTGGCTTCCATTGTGGAAGGGGAGTCCAGGCTCGATGCGGAAAGGCCGCTGATTGCTTCTGTTTTTCTTAACCGCCTTAAGATCAATATGAAACTTGATTCAGATGCTACCGTCCAGTATCTCTTTGATAAAAGAAAAGAGCGGGTTTTATACAAGGATTTGGAAATCGATTCACCCTACAATACCTACCGTAACCGGGGGCTGCCCCCCGGGCCCATAGGCAGCCCGGGCGAGGCTTCTTTACGTGCCGTACTGGTCCCGGCTCAATCCAATTACCTGTATTTTGTGGCCAAGAAAGACGGCAGTGGGCAGCATGTTTTTGCTGCCACTCATGATGAGCATATCCGTAATAAACAGCGTCTGGGTTATTAGCGAGGTGTCAAAGTGTCTGAGATTGTGTGGCCCAATCTGGTTAAATTTATTCAGGATATGGTTCCGGAAAGGTCAGGCTTACTGAAAGAGCTGGAAATGGAATGCCAGGCGGAGCATATCCCCATGATTCAGCCTCAGGTTGGGCAGTTTCTTTTGCTCCTATTATCTATCCACAAGCCGGTGCGCATTTTAGAGATTGGCACAGCTATCGGCTATTCTACACTATGGTTTACCCAGGCCCTGCAAGATACAAGGGGTCACATCACCACCATTGAATTGGATAAGGATAGGTATGAGCGAGCCTGTGCCAATTTCCTGAGGGCGGGAGTCGCCGGCAGAATTACTCCGCTCTTGGGAGATGCCAATGAACTATTACCAACTTTAAAGGGGCCCTATGATTTTATCTTCATCGATGCGGCCAAGGGGCAGTATGGGGAGTTTTTCGCCAAAGCCTGGGCTCTTCTCGCACCCGCTGGAGTAATTGTCATGGACAATATCTTTTTAAATGGCTGGGTTATCGACATGACCTGGCCCCATCGCCGGAAAAAAACCATGGTGGTAAGAGTCAGGGACCTTTTAGAGAACATTACCTCCCATCCGGATTTGTTAACCTCCCTGATCCCCTTGGGGGATGGGCTTTCTGTATCCATAAGGAGAAATGCACATGAAAAAAGTTGAGCTTCTCGCTCCTGCCGGTAATTTGGAAAAATTAAAGATGGCCGTCCATTACGGCGCAGATGCTGTATATTTGGGTGGCAAAAAATTTGGCCTCCGGGCGGCGGCGGGAAATTTTACAACAGAAGAAATGATAGAGGGGGTAAAGTTTGCCCACGAGCGACATGCAAAAGTTTACGTTACAGTGAATATCTTTGCCCATAATGATGATTTGCACGGGCTAAAGGAGTATTTGCAAGAACTGGAGAGTTTGGGGGCAGACGGCATTATCCTCTCTGATCCCGGAATCTTTTCTATTACCCAGGAAATAATTACCAAAATGGAGATTCATCTTAGCACCCAGGCCAATACTACCAACTGGGCAAGTTGCAAGTTCTGGGAGAAACAAGGTATTAAACGCATTGTTTTGGCCCGGGAACTTTCCTTGAAGGAAATAAAAGAAATCAGGGAGAGGACAGATGCCGAATTAGAAGTTTTTGTCCACGGGGCTATGTGCATGTCTTATTCGGGCCGCTGTCTTCTCAGTAATTACATGGCCGACCGGGATGCCAACCGGGGAGAGTGTGCCCAGCCCTGCCGTTGGAACTATGCTCTGGTAGAAGAAAAACGCCCCGGCATTTACTACCCTATTGAAGAGGATGAGCGGGGTTCTTATATTTTTAATTCCCAGGACCTTTGCCTTATCCAGTACCTGCCCGAATTAATTGAAGCCGGGGTGGACAGCCTTAAAATCGAAGGCCGGATGAAAAGCAGTCATTATGTGGCAACAGTGGTTTATGCCTACCGTAAGGCCCTTGACAACTATTATCAAGACCCGGTGAATCACACTTTTAACCCTAAATGGTATGAGGAAATCTTAAAGGTAAGCCACAGGGATTATACGACAGGGTTTTTGTTTGGTAAACCCACGGCCCAGGCTCATAATTACGGGACCTCTTCCTATCTTCGTTATTATGATTTTGTAGGACTGGTCTTAGATTACGATCCCGTGAGCCGTTGGGCTACGGTAGAGCAGCGCAATAATTTCCGGGTAGGAGACAAACTGGAGTTTATCGGCCCCAAAACGGATTTGTTCCAGGAAGTACTGACTGCCATGACCGATGAGACAGGAACACCCATTGAGGTGGCGCCTCATCCCCAGCAAATCGTGAAAATCCCTGTTTCCCAAAGGGTTAAACCCTGGGATTTAATAAGGCGGGCAAAGCATGAGGAACAGAATTTGCTTAAAGATTCCTAAAAAAGAGATAACCTACTTAACGAAAATCATGGAAGGATATGATAACCTGGGGGTAGTGTCTACCATTGACCCCAAAGAGGGGTTGGTCATGATCCATATTACACCGGATACCAGGGATACGGTCAGGGAAATCCTGCACCATCTCCCCTTTGTCACGGATATCAATGAAGATTAGCTTGCTTAAGCTAATCTTTTATTTTTTTCTTGTCTAAAAACATCACGCCCTGGCAAGGCTAAGTGCTGGGAGGATGTATATGCGAAAAAGGATTATCAGCATCTTAGGTTTATTTACTGTCTTACTTTTTTTACTGGCAGCGCGCACTGCATATTTACAGCTCTGGGACGGGCCCAACAGCGGGCAAACTCTGGCCCAGAAAGCCGTTAAATACCGCTCTCAAGCCATTCCCGGTGAGGAATATTACCGGGGAGAAATTCTGGACCGAAACCTGCAGTCTTTAACGGACAGTGGTATCAGACCCACATTAGTCGCCTTTCCCGCCAGTATTAAAAATGTAAAAGAAACTGCCGCGGAACTGGAAAGGCTCATTGGCCTGGAGGCTGAATATACGGAAACAACCCTAAAAAAAGGACAAGAATCCCAGGGAAACCGGACGCCCCTGATCCTAAAGGCTAATTTGGATACGGTCCAGGTTGAAATTTTGACAACCAGGAAACTTCCGGGGATTGCCGTTCTTCCCATCAAAACAAGGTATGGGCCTAAGGCTGTGGCCAACCACCTGATAGGTCACCTGAACAGTATCAGTGAAAAACAGTGGAAAAAATTTTCGGAGCAAAAAAGGACGGCGGAAACCAATCCCCGGGTCCCCACTGCTTACAAGATTACGGACAAGATGGGCGTGGCCGGACTGGAAGCCAAGTTTGAAGATGTCTTAAAGGGTTCCCGTCCGGAAAGCAGGATTATCGGTATTGCCGACGCCAATGGCCAGCTTTTGCAGGGCTTGGGTTATAAAATACAACATGACCGGGCCGACGCCTGGCGCAATCATCTGGTCTTAACCCTGGACCGCAGGTATCAGGAAATAGTGGAAAAGGTTATGGACGAGCACATTGGGAGAGGTGCCGTAGTTGTTCTGGATATACCCACGGGAGACGTGTTGGCCGTAGCCAGTCGTCCTAACTTTAATCAAAACGAGGTAGGTAAATACCTCACGGGATTTGATGAATTGATTGACCGTACCCAAAGGGTTGCTTTTTTCCCCGGGTCAGTCTTTAAGATGGTAGTCGCTGCCGGAGTTCTGGAAGAACATTTACTTCAACCGGAAGAAACCTTTACCTGTACCGGTACGTATACTTTTCCTGATGGTACGGAAATTAAATGTTTGCGGGAACATGGCCAGGTTACTTTTTACGATGCCGTCAGCAAATCTTGTAATACGACTTTTGTGCAACTGGGCCTTAGACTGGGCAACAGTAAATTAACCGAATATGCTGTAAAACTGGGTTTTACGGTAAATATCAACAGTAAATCTCCACCGGCCAAACTGGGCAATACATCCATTGGGCAGCAGGGGGTTTTGGTAAGCCCGCTGCAAATCGCCAATCTCTATGCTACACTTGCCCGTAACGGTGCTTACATAACACCCCGCATTGTAGCCGAGATTAGAAATCATCAGGGTGATTTGATCCAGGAATTTCCTAATAAACCACCTGTTCAGGTTATAAGTAACGATACTTGCAATATCCTGAAAAAGGCCCTTGTTTTGACGGCGCAATCAGGTTCAGGCAAACAGGCCTGGGTAGAAGAAAAGGGAACGGGGGGAAAAACCGGTACGGCCCAAGCCAATGATAAGGATAAGGTAATCGCCTGGTTTGCCGGTTTTACGCCCGTGGAAAATCCTCGCCTGGCTATTGCCGTCATGATTGAAGAAAACGAGGGAGGACACAATTCAGGTTTAAGGGGGGGCGATAATGCTGCACCCGTGTTTAAGAAAATAGCGGAAGAGATTTTTAAAATTGATAATTAATTTCAGCCAGGCTGCGGCCTGGCTTTTCTGCCAATAATTCATTAAATCGAAGCTGGGGAGGATAAGCATGAGTTGACATAAAATTAAAAAATAGTGTACAGTTTTATTGTTGTTTTATTTATAACAGGAGATGAAGTTGAGACGTGTTTAAGAATACCCATTTAGCCACGTATATGTTTTTAATGCTAACGGTAGCCATCTGGGGTGGTACCTTTGTGGCCGTAAAAATTATTGTTGCCGATGTAGCTCCTCTGGTTGGCGCTTTTCTTCGTTTTTTGCTAGCATCTTTGTGCTTAATTCCGGTATTAATCTATAAGGAAAAAAGCACTGCCCTTGTTTCCAAAAGAGATATACCACTGCTCATCCTCCTGGGCTTATCGGGCATTACTTTTTATAACTTCTTTTTCTTCAACGGGTTGGCTATGACAAGTTCTATTAATGGTGGGTTAATCATCGCTTTTTCCCCTGTTTTAACCACTGTATTATCACCCTTTATCCTGGGAGAAAACTTAAGGCTTCGTCAGGTCCTGGGTTTTGTCATCTCCTTAAGCGGGGTAATATTTATTATTTCCAAAGGTTCACTGTCCCTGTTGGCATCTTTGCAGGTGAATAAGGGAGATATTTATATCAGTGCCGGAGCATTCTGCTGGTCTGTATACTCCATGGGCGGTAAGATTGCTACCAGAAAATACAGTCCTCTGCTTAGTACAACCTATGCCTGTACGCTGGGGACCTTTTTCTTATTGATAGCGGCGTTCCCTCAGTTACAGAGTTTTTCCCTGCAGCAGTTGACTTATAAAAGTATGACAGCCCTCATTTTTATGGGTGTGGTTGCTTCCGCCCTGAGTTTCGTCTGGTGGTATGACGGCATCAAAAAAATCGGTGCCAGTAAAGCTGCCATCTTTCAAAACTTTATCCCGGTTTTTTCTGCCCTCTTTTCTGTGCTGATTCTGGGGGAAAAGTTCAAAATCTATCACTTTTCGGGTGCTGTACTGGTAATTCTGGGTGTGCTCATCAGTAATCAAAAGAGAAACTGCTTCTCCCGCCTCAGTTCTGTTGTTAAAAATCCCGATCACCTTTGACACCATTATAAACCTCCTTGGTAGTTTTCCCGGTTTATTATGCTGCAGGTGAAAGGGAATAAACTTAAAAGTTATTTTCGTTTTTCCGGAATGATAAGGGTGAGAAATTTAGTAAAGGGGCGAAGAAAGGGCAGCATGAGCAGGGAGGAAATGACATTAAAAAAGGTATGGGTATTGGCGATTTGGTGGGTCAAGGTTGAACTGATGGCCACCATGGCTTGGGCAAAAGGGGAAATAAAGGGGTAAAAAAGGATAACACCGAAAAGATTGATAAAAACGTGGGCCCAGGCTACTCTTTTGGCCGTGGTATTGGCAGATAAGCTGGCCAATAAGGTGGTGACGCAGGTACCTACATTAGAACCAAGGATTAATCCTGTTGCCGTAAGAAGAGAAATCTGGCCATTTTTGGCCAGGACCATGATTAAACCGGAAAATACACTGCTTGACTGGATTATCCCTGTGACAACCATCCCATAAATAATAGCTGTTAAAGGATGAGACGCGGTACGCAGGATATCCTGGATAACGGAAAAGGCCTCCGGGGACAGAAAAGATGTACTAATTGTTTTCATTCCACCAAAAATTAAAGCTAGGCCTAAGATAAGTTTCCCAAGGTTTCTCCAGCGGTAAAACGGTATAAGACAACAACCTAACACCCCGAGGGGCAGGGCCAGGTTTTCCACAGGGAAAGCCAGTATTTGGGCGGTAATTGTGGTGCCAATATTGGCGCCCAGGACGATACCCAAAGCCTGGGACAATTCCAGGATACCGCTGTGCACCAAACCTACTGTGACAACAGACACCGCACTGCTGGATTGTAAAACAGCGGTCACCACGGTTCCCCAAAATAAGCCTTGCAGGGGGGAAGAGGTATAGCGGCGCAAGGCACTAGCCATTGGACCATTGGCCATTTTGCTTAGGGAAGTGTTTAAAAGGAGGATACCACAGGCAAAAAGCGTTAAACCACTTACAAAGTAAAAAGCTATCAGCATGTTAACCTCAATTCTGTTTAACTAAAAAGAAAGTATTAGTAGTTTTTATTACCAATGGGAACGTATTATTCTTTTCTTTCGAGAGTAAGCAGAAATCCAAAACATATAAAATATTTATATGAAAAATGAACAAAAAATTTGGGAAGGAAATTGTTTGTTCGAGGAGAAAATATAAGGTATAATAAGTGAAAATTGTTACATTTATGAGTTGACTCAATGTTAAAAAACCTGGAGGAAGTGAGGGTGTTTATGGAGCGGATTAATCTGACACCGGGTTTGGCCCAGGCAAAACCAATCAGAGATTCTCTGAAAGAACACTATGGTACTGATGTGGGCCGCTGTTATCAATGTGGCAAATGTACCGCTGGATGCCCAGTGGCTTTTGCCATGGATTATACGCCCCGGGAAATTGTACGGCTGTTACAATTAGGTTTGAAGGAGGAGGCCCTTAAGTCCAAAACCATCTGGCTGTGCGCCACTTGTGACACATGTTCTACCAGGTGCCCCAGAGAAGTGGAACCTGCCAAGCTTATGGAAGGATTGCGCCAGGAGGCCAAAGCCAAAGGTCTTGTGGCTGACAAAAGGCTTGACCTTTTTAATGACCTTTTCCTGCAACTTGTAGAAAAATACGGGCGTGTCCATGAAATGGGGTTGATTTTGAAGTTTAATCTCCTTTCGGCCCAACCCCTGAAAGATGCCGGACACGGACCCGGTATGTTCCTTAAAGGGAAAATCAATCCATTGCCGCACACCATTAAAGATAACGGCGAGGTCAAACAAATCTTTGCCAGGGTGCGTGACCTAGGAGGTGAGGGTAAGTGAAATTAGCCTATTATCCCGGCTGTTCCTTAAGTACCACAGGAATTGAATATAATATGTCCACCCTTGCAGTAGCCAGGACCCTGGGGCTGGATTTATGGGAAATACCCGAGTGGAACTGTTGTGGAGCCTCTTCTGCCCATTTGACCAATCATCTTTTGGCCCTGGCCCTGCCTGCCAGGAATCTGGCCATTGCGGAGGAGGCAGGACTCGATGTGGCTGTTCCCTGTGCAGCCTGTTTTGCTCGTTTTAAAGCAACGGAGGCTGCGGTAAAGGATTCCGCGGAGACCCGTGCTACCATTGAGGAAGTGATCGGGAGAAAGTATGAAGCCAAATACACTGTAAAATCTCTCCTTGATGTCTTTGTTAATACCGTAGGTCTTTCCCAAATTAAAACCCTGGTCAATAGACCTTTGGAAGGTTTGAAAGTGGCTCCCTATTACGGCTGTTTACTGGTCCGTCCCCATAAGATCACCCAGTTTGATGACCCGGAAGATCCTGTCACCATTGACCAAATAATGTCGGCTATTGGCGCAGAGCCGGTCTACTGGGGCTTTAAGACAGAGTGCTGCGGCGCTGCCCATCCTACAGTTGTACCGGAAGTGGGCTTGAAAATGCTGAAGAGTATCTACCAGGGGGCCAGGGATGCCGGCGCCGACTGTATTGTTACTGCTTGTCCCCTCTGTCTCACCAACTTGGACATGAGACAGAAAGAAGTAGGGGAGCAGAACAATACCCAGTACAATCTGCCTGTCTTTTACTTTACCGAACTGGTAGGCCTGGCCTTAGGCCATGATCCCCATACCCTGGGTATTGATAAACATTTTGTGGATGCCTTGGCTTTCTTAAAGAATAAGGGGTTTTTGAATCCTGTTCAAAACAGGAGGGATAGTGAATGAAGCGCGTTGGCGTATTTATTTGTCACTGTGGTACCAATATTGCCCATACAGTGGACTGTGAAAAGGTAGCCAAAACAGCTGCCGAGTTTCCCCATGTCGTTTTTAGCACTGACTACAAGTATATGTGTTCCGAACCGGGCCAGATGGTGATTAAAAATGCCATCAAGGAACATAAACTGGACAGGATCGTGGTAGCTTCCTGTTCTCCCCGCATGCATGAACCAACCTTCAGAAAGTGTATGGAAAGTGCGGGGCTCAATCCCTATCTCCTGGAAATGGCCAACATCAGGGAACACTGTTCCTGGGTTCACCCGGACAAGGAGAAGGGAACGGAGAAAGCCATTGACCTGGTTAAGATGGCCGTGGCTAAGGTAGTAAAAAACACCCCCCTGACCCGGTCCAGTATTCCTATTCATAAAAGAGCACTGGTGATCGGAGGAGGTATTGCCGGTATTCAGGCGGCCCTGGATAT
This window harbors:
- a CDS encoding CoB--CoM heterodisulfide reductase iron-sulfur subunit B family protein; its protein translation is MKLAYYPGCSLSTTGIEYNMSTLAVARTLGLDLWEIPEWNCCGASSAHLTNHLLALALPARNLAIAEEAGLDVAVPCAACFARFKATEAAVKDSAETRATIEEVIGRKYEAKYTVKSLLDVFVNTVGLSQIKTLVNRPLEGLKVAPYYGCLLVRPHKITQFDDPEDPVTIDQIMSAIGAEPVYWGFKTECCGAAHPTVVPEVGLKMLKSIYQGARDAGADCIVTACPLCLTNLDMRQKEVGEQNNTQYNLPVFYFTELVGLALGHDPHTLGIDKHFVDALAFLKNKGFLNPVQNRRDSE
- a CDS encoding Na/Pi cotransporter family protein, whose product is MLIAFYFVSGLTLFACGILLLNTSLSKMANGPMASALRRYTSSPLQGLFWGTVVTAVLQSSSAVSVVTVGLVHSGILELSQALGIVLGANIGTTITAQILAFPVENLALPLGVLGCCLIPFYRWRNLGKLILGLALIFGGMKTISTSFLSPEAFSVIQDILRTASHPLTAIIYGMVVTGIIQSSSVFSGLIMVLAKNGQISLLTATGLILGSNVGTCVTTLLASLSANTTAKRVAWAHVFINLFGVILFYPFISPFAQAMVAISSTLTHQIANTHTFFNVISSLLMLPFLRPFTKFLTLIIPEKRK
- a CDS encoding 4Fe-4S dicluster domain-containing protein codes for the protein MLKNLEEVRVFMERINLTPGLAQAKPIRDSLKEHYGTDVGRCYQCGKCTAGCPVAFAMDYTPREIVRLLQLGLKEEALKSKTIWLCATCDTCSTRCPREVEPAKLMEGLRQEAKAKGLVADKRLDLFNDLFLQLVEKYGRVHEMGLILKFNLLSAQPLKDAGHGPGMFLKGKINPLPHTIKDNGEVKQIFARVRDLGGEGK